The proteins below come from a single Gammaproteobacteria bacterium genomic window:
- the secD gene encoding protein translocase subunit SecD, with protein MNRYALWKYLLIVVVIVVGVVFALPNLYGEDPAVQISPARAGQIDEGLQAQVSAALETAGIKPLSIQRDLRRLLIRFPDTESQLQGRDVVSQAMGGYVVALNLAPVTPGWLSSLGARPMYLGLDLRGGVHFLMEVDMQAAVHQAEERYISDIRPLLRESKIRYKTITRGDTGGIRIRFRDAETRTKAARVINDAFQDLEVAEADSLGNFDLRVQLTEQFKNDTRKFALQQNITTLRNRVNELGVAEPVVQQQGKDRVVVQLPGVQDTARAKEILGATATLEFRLVDTEHSVQEAVDGRVPVAAKLYYDRDGQPILLKKRVMLTGEYIIDAASGIDQLSGSPAVFITLDGKGARIFSRATRDNVGKPMAVVFIERKTETVRRDDELIKVKELIEEVINVATIREQLSKRFQITGLDSTEEARDLALLLRAGALAAPLEIIEERTVGPSLGQDNIEQGFKSVIIGFVLVLIFMAFYYRLFGLVADLALTLNLVLIVALLSMLQATLTLPGIAGIVLTVGMAVDANVLIFERIREELRSGNSPQASIHAGYEKAFATIADANITTLIAAVVLFGFGTGPIKGFAVTLSLGIICSMFTAIMGTRAVINLIYGGRRVEKLAI; from the coding sequence TTGTGGTTGGCGTCGTTTTCGCGCTGCCGAATCTTTATGGAGAAGATCCGGCGGTGCAAATCTCGCCGGCCCGAGCCGGCCAGATCGATGAGGGCTTGCAAGCGCAGGTTAGCGCTGCTCTCGAAACGGCAGGGATCAAGCCGCTCTCGATCCAACGCGATTTACGCCGTTTGTTAATTCGCTTTCCAGACACAGAAAGCCAACTGCAGGGTCGCGACGTGGTGAGTCAAGCTATGGGCGGCTATGTGGTGGCCTTAAACCTGGCACCTGTGACGCCTGGTTGGCTGAGCTCCCTTGGTGCAAGACCCATGTACCTTGGACTCGATCTTCGTGGTGGGGTGCACTTTCTCATGGAAGTGGATATGCAAGCCGCTGTTCACCAGGCTGAAGAGCGCTATATTTCCGATATCCGTCCCCTGCTTCGTGAAAGTAAGATCCGGTATAAGACGATCACACGAGGGGATACAGGAGGGATCCGGATCCGTTTTCGAGACGCGGAAACGCGCACTAAAGCAGCTCGCGTCATCAATGATGCCTTTCAAGACCTTGAAGTGGCGGAGGCGGACAGCCTAGGCAACTTCGATCTTCGCGTTCAACTGACTGAACAGTTTAAGAACGATACACGAAAGTTTGCTCTACAGCAGAACATTACGACGCTGAGAAATCGCGTGAATGAGCTTGGCGTGGCTGAGCCCGTGGTCCAGCAGCAAGGTAAAGACCGCGTTGTGGTGCAACTCCCTGGGGTGCAGGACACCGCCCGCGCTAAAGAGATCCTAGGGGCGACTGCGACCCTGGAGTTTCGGTTGGTGGATACGGAGCACAGCGTCCAAGAGGCGGTGGATGGGCGGGTACCGGTGGCAGCAAAACTCTACTATGACCGCGATGGGCAGCCAATATTGTTAAAGAAGCGCGTTATGTTGACCGGGGAATACATTATTGACGCGGCCTCTGGCATCGATCAGTTAAGCGGCAGTCCAGCAGTGTTTATCACCTTGGATGGGAAAGGGGCGCGTATCTTTTCGCGCGCGACCCGCGACAATGTTGGCAAGCCGATGGCCGTGGTCTTTATCGAGCGTAAGACTGAGACCGTCCGGCGGGACGATGAGCTAATAAAAGTCAAGGAGCTTATTGAAGAGGTGATCAACGTTGCCACAATTCGTGAGCAACTCAGCAAGCGATTTCAGATCACCGGTCTTGATAGTACTGAGGAAGCTAGAGATCTGGCATTACTACTGCGAGCTGGGGCGCTCGCAGCGCCGCTGGAGATCATTGAAGAACGCACGGTCGGACCTAGTCTAGGCCAAGACAATATTGAGCAAGGATTCAAATCCGTAATCATCGGGTTCGTGCTCGTGCTGATCTTCATGGCGTTCTATTACCGGTTATTTGGGTTGGTTGCTGATCTGGCGCTTACACTCAACCTTGTCCTTATCGTCGCCTTGTTGTCTATGTTACAAGCGACGCTGACACTACCCGGTATCGCAGGTATCGTGCTGACCGTGGGAATGGCGGTTGATGCGAACGTGCTTATTTTTGAGCGTATCCGTGAGGAACTGCGGAGCGGCAACTCGCCGCAGGCAAGTATTCATGCGGGCTATGAAAAGGCTTTTGCTACGATCGCGGATGCTAATATCACAACCTTAATTGCCGCGGTTGTGTTGTTTGGATTTGGCACTGGG